The window AAATCTGCTATTGAGGAGGTCAAATGTATGCAAGGCAGCTGCTACAATGACTTAGAAAGCTCGATACCGAGGTTTAACCATATTACAAGAGATGATACAAAAGTTTTGCAAAATGTAAAAGATAATATACAAGATTCAGATTCTTAACCAAAATAAGAGATTCACAGGAGTAAGATTATGGTTTCATAATTATGTGGCAAACAGCATTAATCTTTCCAACAGATACTAGACATAACTGCTTCTAAACAGTCTAAAATCCTCCAAATAATATAACTCAGCTGAAAAAATAAATATCAGAAGCACCACAATTGCTCTTATTTCATAATTACAACAGCATTGATTCTGTTTAAAATCAGAAAATGTTGAGCtattgcaaaaagaagtgcataaTGCATTGAGAAAAATTTACATATATATTACAAAATGAGAATAGAAGAAATGCTTTAAAGAAACTCCAGCATTCTTGTTGGCTAATGTTATCAATTCCTTCCTTAATAATAGATCGCAACTATGTAAATTCTAATTCTCGAGACGAGCTCTGCAGAAGGTTAGACATATACCTTAAGAACCATATGATGCTGAACAAAGAACTTAAGCAGATAATAGGTGCCTCAAGTGAAGCAAATGTTCTTCATTAGAGATATTGAGAGAGAGACGAAGATTTGTTAGTAGTGATTCCTGCTCCCAACTCAATGGACCAGAGGCATGCAAAGCTTTCACAGTAGATTGGTATGCATATAGCTCTAGTTCATGGACATTAGCAGTCAATTCATCCCCAAATTCAGTTTCGTACTCTTTTCCTCCTCCTAATGGACATGACGACATGGCATCACCCAAACTATCAAATGCAGTATCCTCAGAGTGTTTTTTGAGGTTTTGAAAAGTATGACCTGGATACTCTTTACCACTACAACTAGCAACAGAGCATCCATTATTGTCTTCACTAACTGCCAAAGGTATCGAAGATGAATTCAAAGCATGATTGTATATATACCCCTCATCGGCATTTATCTGACGACACATAGCTAGTCTGTCTTTACTGGATTCATGGAGGAAATTTTTAGTAACATTATCTTTCGAGAAAGAAACTACTTCTACCTTTTTAGACAGTGCTCTTTTAGTCGACTTGTGAGATCTATCTGTGCTGGATTTCCTTTTCCAGCCTCTTTCCCTAACCAAATCAACAGGTGAGAAGTCACATCGGGCATTGAGATTCCTCTTTGCAGATTTAATAGGAGAACTGCAGCCAACATCCTTTTGCTTAGATCTCCATCCAGTTGAACCTTGTTTGCCAATGACTTGACTTGAACCACAAACCAAATTTCTTGCAGTATCAGTGTTAGGTTGGATGTAATCATAGCCAAATTGCTTCCCTAAAATTTGCTGAAGGGGCAAGAACCATTAATCAGATATCTACAAAATACATCTAAAAATAGTaaaaagtaaatcatctgcagtcATAAGAAGCATCAAAACAAGGAATCCCAagtcatttattattattattattattttttcataatttcataataaCTGTCTGAATTGTTCATTCCACTCATGTGATGGATGAACTTATATAAGACTCTACTTAAAAGAGTATAGCAAGACATTTCTTGAGGTCTCCAAAAAGTTACATGTTGAATAAAGCATAacatcaaatttaagaaaaagaatTTTATGTTTAGTATGAAATTTAAGCATAACATAATCTGATGCAGCTTGCAGAAAGTTACAAAATAGCATTAAGCATAACAGGTGCCAAAAAAGACAACAGTTTAACAATAACCGATATACAGGTGATCAGCAACTTCTTCAATGCCATAATTGGCACTCGTACCACACATGAATTAACATTATCTTATAGAAGTAAGCAACAATCAGTGGATCAACATTCGTTTTACTCCACATAAGAGCTTTTGACTAATGACTCTATTATCATATGACAAACTAGAAGAATGTTTATACATTACATGATTAATACTTTTAAGGATCACCATGAAGTTTTGCCTTCAATTTTCTTCCAGCATTAagcaatcaaacatgattttgtcCCCACCTTCTTGTGTCATACAAGCAGGAAgcttcaagcacataaataatctATAAGAAGCTACCGACCAAGAAAATGACTGCTTTACGCATTACTATGAACTGACAAGATCTAGCTAATGATTAATTAAAGCAACAAGAACCAGGAAAGTATACCCATGGTACTAAAGTAAAATTGTACTGTGAATATGAACAAGCAAGCAACAAAAAAGTCAAAGATGAAATTTTAAATGCAAACCTTGCTGAATGTAACACAATGTATATAAGGATAGTTCGTTACACATTTGTCCTGGATATTGTGCACAACATTGTGATTTGATATGGCTAGAAAACCAAAGAGACAGCTAAGGATATATGATCAGCAATAAATAGCATGACATGAAGATAATTTAATCTAAATGCCTCTCGAGAATAGAAAAGATAAGCAATACAACATATCCTATAAATTTTCCAGCACAACTTAAGAGTTGAACTCACCCAGACAAACTATAGCAATTGACAAATGAAAGAAGAATCTTTCAGCAATTTCAGCATAAAACTTTGTAGCCATTTAAATTAAAACTGTAACCATAACAAAATCATACCAAAAGGACCAAGGAGACAGTTATAACAGATGAAGCAGAAAACTGGGAATGAAAAAGGAGAATGGGAAACAAAGCATCAGCCTTTTACCTTGTCAGTCATAATCCATTTGTTGCTCTGCCAAGCTTGTGGTACTCTTAGATCAGACAAACAATGTTCTTTAAGTTGGATGGAATCATAGAGTTTGATTACTACGTGATTATTTTCGAGAACTTTGACAACCTTCCCAATCGTCCAGGAACAGACATCAAGGACCTCAGCTATGTCGCCAACAACCCAATGTGCTTTGTGATTCAGTGGCGGTGGGCATGGCCTAACATCTTCCTCATGTACTGTTTCTACCACAGGCTTCTCATCGGAAGTCAGAAATAGCTCATAACTTACAGTATACTCGTATCCATGTACATATGAAATTATAGCAGGGAACCAAGAACTACACTGCTTCTCTTTTCTTCTCAAAACCTCTACCTTATTCCCTTTTTTGAACTTCATGATTCTGGTATCCTACATGCCTAACCTTTCTTGACCCTATTACAACAATCAAAAGGTGGCAACCAATAAAATCAATTATTCTGTCCAAACCTTTTGTATCTGAGGAATTTCCAGATGCAGAATGTAGGTTAAAAGCACAGTGCTCACCGATGCTTTGAGAAAGATTCTTTTCTAACCTGATGAAAAGTGCACAAAATGAATCAACTTGTCCAAGCATATCAACGTAATAAACTTTATAAACAACAGATCTGACTACTAAATATCTATATTGGAACTCGAATCTTGGAATAAATGAAAATTAGCTGTAAGCAAGTATTTTTTTATAagccaaaagaagcttgcaacGAGATGAACAGGAGATGTAAATCATTCTTGAAGAACTCAATTGCAAGATGACAAAACAACACATAAATAATCAATAGTTAGAAATACCAAACTCTATTCATCAAAAAGACCCCAACAAGAAACGGATGAGAAGAGGAGGGCGTGAGCTAACATTTAACTACCACAAGAAACCAATACAAGTCCATCCAACAAGAAAGAAGACACCACAAAAAACCCACCCAATAAAAGATCTGTAGCAGCTCCAGCATAAAATGATCGAAAAAAATAATCACAAAcgcgaaataaaataaaatcacgaTTTTTTCGCGAAACCAACCTTCAATTTAAGATTTTGAGAAGGGAAAACGAACAGCGTCTCGATTCCAACCAAAAGACACACAAAGATCGGATCTTTTGCACGTTCTTGTATGCTCAAGACCCGAAAAAGATTGAACAATATCGGAGAGAACAATCGGAGACCGACCGAAGGCAGTCGGGAACGGATTGTGATGCGTCTTTTTGGAGCCGGGTCCGCGTATTCTTGGGAAACACTGCGTGCTATTTGTTCATGAGATGGGCAGTTTTGGTCACGATCAGAAGAAAAcacaaaaaagggggaaaaaaaagccTGCTTTTTATCATCTTAGGTTGTCATTATCTAATAGTTAAAttatatatcaatataattttgttTCCTCTTTTtttcgttatatatatatatatattaaataattttatttatttattttaagttaATGATAGATTatctatataattaattatctttaatatctcaatcctatatttttaaatattatattaaaattcttatacttataaatataaaatatttaattttatttctctaCATATCGTCGATTTTGTTGATGGAAATATCGTAAGATTTATGGCATGTGTTGTCTTACTTCAATTTATCATTGAGTACGTATAGTATTTTCGTCAACAAAATCAATGATGTAAggagaaatataattaaatattatatttttataagtataaGATTCGTAACTTTTGAAAATGTATGAATCAGAATACTAAcgattaaaaatatatgaatcaaaatgctaaagataattaattataggaGGTAATATATAACTAAAAGATAAATGCATATCTATCATCTTAGGGATGAATACTAATTATGTTAATTGCTGTTTTTTTTATGATATGGGTTGTTTTGGTCACAATTTAGAGTGAACCAATAAATGAAAAgaaatttaatttcttttttattgGATTAAGTTATCACTGTCTCGTAATTTGatcaagaaaatgaaaaaaaaatggatTTAATGTCCTTTTCATGGAGTACatcttttgggaaaaaaaagctTTCATATTGATCCCTGTTGAACATTTTTATTGACAAGAGAATAGCAGAGTTCAAAGGCTCAAAGCAAAGTTTGCAAGATTTGATAGTTCCCTAATagcataaataatttcataacatCATTTTTGTATTATTACATCTAGTGAAATAAAAGATATGATATCCCATGTCCACAAGATCCATATCAAAAACAAAATCCCAAAAAGCAACTACAAAATTGCATGAGTTAAATGTATGTGCCAAATAGTTCAAATTCCAACAATGCAAGATGGAGAAACCCAACACAATCAAAATAGATGGCCATTTTCATGTGAAAGCATATCATCATCACCTTTGAATGTCACATCTGAATAGGTGGGGACATTAAGTTCCAATTGATGAATGTACCATAAAACTTCATGTTTAATGATGGCTTGAGgtacaattctttttcttttgtgtaacGCAACCTTTGTGCCAGATTGGGATCTGCAATGCTCCATGAACAATGGACTGTCTTTTGGTGCAAGACACAATTACTTCTTCATCAGAGTGAGCAAACTGACTCATTAACTAGGCTAAATAATTTAAATGATTCAATTGCTAGGTACAACTAATACTTTTGCTTTAACTTTCATAATGATATCATTGATCCAAAAGTATGTGTATTGATATCATAATAGGGTTGCTTGTTGCTGCTTGGGTGATCAGATAACCTCAATATATAATCTTTTCTACAACAAGATTATCTTGATATAAAAGGCTAAGTTCCTATTTACTCACATTAATATGGGATAATTGGCAGTGAAATAGCATTTCAAAGTGAGCTTGACCCTAGGGAGCTCCAAGAAATCATGGTTATATCTCAACTTATTATCTGACAACTTCCTAACTATCCTCTGTTTTCATATCCTCTTCCCTCAGCCAAACTATTTCCACATGCCAACAATGCAATTTATGATCGAACAGAACTCTATTATTTTGGTCATCAAGACACTGCAGATGATTGTGAGAAACTACAGATAAGCTCCAAAATACAACAAGCTAGGGATTGGAGGCTCGCATAACTTCCTTCTTAAGAAACATTTATTTGCAGTTTGAAGACACAATTAACAGCAACCTTTTGCTAGCAAATAAGCTGCTTATGATCGATAGTGGAGGGACTTATCAACCACACATGACTTTTCCTCTTGTTCTAAATTTGCACTGTGGAATATTCATTGGCTGTTGCTCTTCTGCCTGATTTCTGGAGCCATCTCTCTGAGCTCCTCTAGTGATGGAGGGCGAGGACCCTCAGGCGGATAAACCACATAAGAACGCTGCATAAAGATTATACTTAGCATGCCATTTCTGTATTGATCATAAAGAAATATTAATTCATGGTGCAATCTCGGCATGACAGTTTATGCTGCTTTCACAAATTATTGACTTACCAAGCTCACCTTCTAATATCTTGCCATTGATTAAAAATACTTCTAAACATCATCTAAATGGTCCGAACTTACTACAATACATTTCTGATCTGAAGTATGAAACTTTTCATTGAATAACTACAATAACAATTTATTCCCTCTACTACTTCAGTGATATAAAATTTGATCATATAAACCATCCAAGCACGATTGAGAATTTGGCACTCATTCCCAACTCAAAATAAAGTTTACATTTCCAACAATGAGTTGAGAAAAGTACGATTAATTCTTAGCTTAATGAAATCCAAAAATCACAAAATCAACATTTAGTAGGTCTTAGAAATCTGTATCAACAGACAGAATCAGATTCCATTCAGAGATGGAGTTATGATTTAAAAATCAATAACAAGTCAATTTCATAAAATTCAACAATTTGGGACAGGATATGCAATCATGCCAACTTCTTGTATACTGCCACATATAGTACCTTCAACTAGAGAAGCTACATGAAAAATCTAAGAGAATAGTGAAAgacaaggaaaaaagaagaacATAAATAATCCAAAAATTAGTCTTGATTTTGAATCTAAGAATGTATAAAAATACTCACA of the Musa acuminata AAA Group cultivar baxijiao chromosome BXJ2-10, Cavendish_Baxijiao_AAA, whole genome shotgun sequence genome contains:
- the LOC135624560 gene encoding uncharacterized protein LOC135624560, translated to MKFKKGNKVEVLRRKEKQCSSWFPAIISYVHGYEYTVSYELFLTSDEKPVVETVHEEDVRPCPPPLNHKAHWVVGDIAEVLDVCSWTIGKVVKVLENNHVVIKLYDSIQLKEHCLSDLRVPQAWQSNKWIMTDKQILGKQFGYDYIQPNTDTARNLVCGSSQVIGKQGSTGWRSKQKDVGCSSPIKSAKRNLNARCDFSPVDLVRERGWKRKSSTDRSHKSTKRALSKKVEVVSFSKDNVTKNFLHESSKDRLAMCRQINADEGYIYNHALNSSSIPLAVSEDNNGCSVASCSGKEYPGHTFQNLKKHSEDTAFDSLGDAMSSCPLGGGKEYETEFGDELTANVHELELYAYQSTVKALHASGPLSWEQESLLTNLRLSLNISNEEHLLHLRHLLSA